The sequence TGGGAAGAGTTTCAGCTCTTAACCAGTTTTCTGCCTGACCCAAGATCCTGGGTTTGCCAAGGCTGCCAAAATCCATGTCATAACCATGTTACAGGGGGCTGGCAGAACTCTGCTCCTCTCAGGGCTTATGTTCAACTGCTTCTCATTCCATGCAACCACTGTGCAGGACAGCCACAGGCTACCACAGGCTTGTGCCAGAGCTTTTAGAGACATACTCCCTTTGTGAAGAGGCGTGGGTTTTGGATGGAGTGCTTTGTGTACAGAGAGGAGGGCAGGGCAAAACAGGTTAAAAGGCTCAGAAATATTCATAAAACAAAGGATGAGGTAGATGTGGTGTGTCTAACAGCCCTTTCTAAACAAGCCCTATCTGGGGTGAACCTCTTGATGAATGAACCCAGCAAATGCAAGGCAGGGTTTCTTGGATTCCTGGATTGCAGGACTCCTACCCACACAGCAAAGTGCAGCCATGTCTCCTGCTGTAGGGCCCCAGATAAGGATGTTGAACATGGACACCCTTGGTCTATCCTAGAACCAATTTGATAATGGACAGATCACAAATGCAATAAATTGCACTTCATGTGAAGGAAATGCTGCCAGAGCTTTAAGTGAATGGCATTGAGACTAGCAAAGTTTACTCAAAAGGTTCAGGAAATGTACTTTAGGGTAAAAAATAAAGTGGCTTAGTGTAAGATTCTGATGTGGTTCCCTCAGGGTTATTTGCACATCCCACAGACTTACACCCTGGGATTGTACCAGTGCCATCAAGTTCAGCCTCTGGCACCAGCTGAACAAGCACTGTTTGTGCCAGTTTCCTGGTGGGAGTGATTGATGAGAGCTGGTTGAGCTTGCTCTGTCCAGAGCAGGTGTGGAGCAAATTTGCCTTGACTCAGTCAATTAACTTTATCAGAGAATCAGAATCAACAGCGTGAATATGATAACAATGTGTTGCAGGGTCCATGCTTTCACTGTGCCTGCTCTCATGCTGATGGAATAATTCTGAGTTTATGGCCAAAAATGGGGCCCAAGTCTCATAATGTGTGAGCACATGGGTCCGGATTCATCCCATGCATGAACTTAAACTGGTTAATTAAACCAGGTTTTAATTAATCTGCTATTAAACTGGTTAATTCCTGCAAAACTTCCTCTGACCACTGCTAagagaggaaggcagggaatCTCCCACGACCTATTTGGTAGTCTAAAGAAATGTGTCTCAGGGAACCTCTGGCTGTTCAAGCACACACCTCTCCAAGCCTGATGGCCAGTCAGACCAGCATAAGGTTGACCTCAGTGATGTCTCAGAAAAATTGCATGCCATTCTGCACTAAGATCTTTATTTCAGGATTATAGACAAGAACTCAGGAACCAGCCACTGCATTAATGGTGGGCTTCTTTCCTGTGCTAACAAGGCTGATGTTTTGTGTAGGGGTGAACAGGGTCAGGGATGTGAAAAGGCTCCATGCCCTTTCCCTGGCAGTCTCTCAGCTCACAAGTTCCCAGAAGTAATTTTACATGTTTTGTAGATCAGAGGCATCTAGTCTTGCCTCCAGCCTCGACACTTCTTTTCATGCCCATTTAAACTCAAATAAATCTGTTGTCCAAGCAGTCCACCAGTGAGAGAAATGGGACAATTATGAAGTAAATCAGTTTGAAATATGTTCAGACCTCCATGCAAATGTGCCTTTGCACAACTGACTGTCCCCTTGGTGGATTCAGCCTGCAGGTGCGTGGAACTCCTTGCCTCCAGCAGTCCTCTTCTGCAATAATCAAATTACTCTGCAAAGGAAACACTGGTAAGTCTTTGTGACAGCCTAAGACAGGACTAAGGATGCTAAAAGCTTTTGTCAGACCTCAACCATTCTCTGGTCACTCAACCTTACCCTCAGAAAGGAAGCTGTGTGTAAGCTTAGTGGTACCTGGACTGCTCTTGGCAACTGAGGCTATGCTGCAAAATACTCTGAAAGACAAAGTTCCTCACAAAACTGAAttgtatggggttttttctccatgGATAGCGTATGGCCTGTGTCTTTACCCTCCCTTGGTATCTGGCTCAGCTCTTCAGTGAGTATGCTATGCCTGGGTTTGAATAAAGGACTAACTGAGCAGCACCAAGGCTGCCCCAGATGTCAGAGCTCATCAGCTGGATCTCTCAGGAGCTCAGCAGGGTCCATACCTCACCTGCTGATGCTTCCCTGAGTTTTCTCCCCTGGTCCTTGAGGATGCAGTGAAGTAGACTCCTTTAGCTAGCACCAGCAGGCCTCTGCCCACACAGTCAGCAAAGTGCTGGGACCATAGCTGGCAGCATTCTCCTCTCTGGATGGCAAAACAAGTTCAAATCCCATTGCAATGGTTTGGCTCAAAAATATTGTGAGCGTCACAGTGCTAATCAGAGCTAGGCACTGCTACGAGGAGCTTTCCTGTTGGTCATGATCACTGCTGTCATTAAAGGATCctgtcacttttaaaattaagcaaGGCCATATGGTGTATGAAGCAAACAACTAACCAACCAAAAGtaagaaagcaagagaaagaaaaagggtcataaagaaaaagagagaaaaagaaagacagagagaaagcCAGCAAACCAGGCAGCCAATGAGTAAGGGTGGAAAAAGACAAAGatgaaggagaggaaagaaagaaagaaaagaaagaaaagaaagaaaggaaagaaaggaaagaaaggaaagaaaggaaagaaaagaaagaaaggaagaaaggaaagaaagaaagaaaggaagaaaagaaagaaagaaaggaagaaagaaaagaaagaaagaaagaaaagaaagaaagaaagaaaagaaagaaagaaagaaagaaagaaagaaagaaagaaagaaagaaagaaaaaagaaagaaagaaagaaagaaagaaagaaagaaagaaagaaaaaaaagaaaagaaagaaagaaagaaagaaagaaagaaagaaaaaaagaaagaaagaaagaaagaaagaaagaaagaaagaaaagaaagaaagaaagaaagaaagaaagaaagaaagaaagaaagaaagaaaagaaagaaagaaagaaaaagaaagaaaagaaagaaagaaagaaaaagaaagaaagaaagaaaagaaagaaagaaagaaaagaaagaaagaaagaaagaaagaaagaaagaaagaaagaaagaaaagaaagaaagaaagaaagaaagaaagaaagaaagaaagaaaagaaagaaagaaagaaagaaagaaagaaagaaaagaaagaaagaaagaaagaaagaaagaaagaaagaaagaaagaaaagaaaagaaaagaaagagaaaagcaatgtTACTTCCCCCTTTTTATTACAAGCTGTTTCCCCAGAGCCAGTCTGTAGTCAGAATTGTATTGTACTTCAGTGAAGGCAAAGAGAAATAAtacccaggagaaaaaaaaatgtgatctaaaaatgggaaaagttcTCCTACCTTGCATTATGTGCAATTCCAGGCACTGTAACAGTGAAACATGAGCTGATatctctgtttctctgaacATACTATGTTTTGGAGGATGTTACTCTCAGAGCTTCTAAACTTTGTGACATAAACAGCAAACCTAATTCTGAAAAAAGCACCTACCACACCTGATTACCATAACCAGGATCACACACCATTAAATCAAAAGTCAGTTGAGCTGGAAAAGGTTTAagttttttcaataaattactttttataatGACTATAAAAGTTATATAGTACACAGAGGCTTGCTAGAGGTAGATACTTTACTGTACCTGAATTGCTGGGAATATTTGCTGAGACATAAAGCTGACAATCAGACATCTGAGTGTGTTTGAAAAACATCATCTACCAAAAGATTAAAGTATGAATTTAGTAAAGTAATCCAGGAAGGAaattctttgttctttcttgtTACTTATCACGGCAACTAAAGGGATATAATGGGAAATGAGCTTAtacttttcttcagaaatacttGAAATATAAGAAGAGTTtgagaacaaaattatttttcactgttaAATATAAGGATTTTGACTCTCACTGAACTGTAtttcaacactttttttttattttatgcccATGATAACTCATTAAACATATAAAATTGCCTTATTTATAGAGTATAAGAGCACTGCAAGTCATAGTGCCTCCATTTTTCAATGTAGCAACAACCTAGATATGTATAGATTTTAAATGATCTTTTAATTACAAGGGGAAGAAGGGAATTGctcaaaataaaagagatttgTTATTCTACaaagaagggggggaaaagcaGTGATgattctaaattttaaaaagtactaattgcaatttttatgaaaaagaaagccCAGTTAGGAAAAACAACCTTGTAGTTAGGATTGTTGAGAGAATGTCATAGGGAAGGTTGAGGGAGAGAAAACTAAGGATGTGAAACTGAGCATATCCTTCTGATGTGCAGcatggggaagaaagggaattAACTAATGGATGTATCCAAAATACTGACAATATTTTAGTGTTCCTGGAGAATTAGTGAGCTCTAAGATgtctgaaaagaaagaggagaaggttactgatcttttaaaatggcaagggaagaggaagagaaagagtgAACCTGTCATCTACCATCTGGTAAGCCTAACTTCACTCTGCAGTAATAtagtggaaaaaatattaaaaggtgGAAATCTTAAGCACTTAGGGAAGAATGTATCCACAACCAGTAAACAGCATGGATTTATAAGGAATGGAAAGAAGGCACACaaaatcatttttttcttcctataaTTGCAAAGTGGTGACTGAAGGGAATACAGCAGGTGTAATATACATGCCTATTAACATATAGATTTGTATGTATGGGCTTCAGTAAATTCAATAGGATCTAGCAGTGTGACCAAAAAAACATCCAGTGCAATTTTTGGGCTTCTAACACAGAGACCTGGTGTCACATACCTGGGAAGTGATAGATGTCTCTCTCAGTATACAATACTGATGAGATAGCATCTCGACTACTGCTTTCAGATTTAAGTACTTTCAGTACCAATAAAAGTGAACTGGATGGGGTTCAAGAAgcatggaaggaaaagcaaaagcctATAGAAAGTGTTTGGTGATGAAATATTAACTGAAAATAGACATCTATAGCCTAGTCAGACAAGGGTGGGAAGAATAAGCTCAGTGCCACGTTCCTTACAGTGGAaggttttcaaagaaaataggGTCAAGACTGAAAGGGAAAGCCAGACAGGGagtaaatattaatattaactGTACATGGCCAGAGCTCtggcccctgctcctgctgagacTCAGGCAGGCATTTATTGGGGTGCAGAAGTGCACATGAATGGGGAGCTGTGTTCATGAGGAAAGAAATGGCTTGGAAGGCCTAAAGGAGCTTCTCTGGGgacaaggagagaaaagggaagggagggagggagggagggagggaggaagggaggcaggaaggcaggcaggcaggcaggcaggcaggcaggcaggcaggcaggcaggcaggcaggcaggcaggcaggaaggaaggaaggaaggaaggaaggaaggaaggaaggaaggaaggaaggaaggaaggaaggaaggaaggaaggaaggaaggaaggaaggaaggaaggaaggaaggaaggaaggaaggaaggaaggaaggaaggaaggaaggaaggaaggaaggaaggaaggaaggaaggaaggaaggaaggaaggaaggaaggaaggaaggaaggaaggaaggaaggaaggaaggaaggaaggaaggaaggaaggaaggaaggaaggaaggaaggaaggaaggaaggaaggaaggaaggaaggaaggaaggaaggaaggaaggaaggaaggaaggaaggaaggaaggaaggaaggaaggaaggaaggaaggaaggaaggaaggaaggaaggaaggaaggaaggaaggaaggaaggaaggaaggaaggaaggaaggaaggaaggaaggaaggaaggaaggaaggaaggaaggaaggaaggaaggaaggaaggaaggaaggaaggaaggaaggaaggaaggaaggaaggaaggaaggaaggaaggaaggaaggaaggaaggaaggaaggaaggaaggaagttcAACTtctccaaaccaaaacagagcTTTGTTTATTGCTTTATGTTAGGACCTTCCAGCCTTTCTCCACAAACCTCAGTGTAATGACTCAGTGAGTTTGTCACTGCCTatgtgccctgtgctgtccttgAAACGTGGATAGCATCAGACTTTTCCATCCTAATCCGTTTCAAGTACATAGATGTTCTAGCATGTCTATAGAATTGGACAGCTCCTGAGAGCCTCCTGAcacctgtcccagcacagacagCCCACAAGTTTCAGAAGGGACACCAAAGGAATAATTAGTTATGTCCCCATGCCGAAAAACGCTGAAGGGGTCTTTTACGTTTCAATGCaatttccttttacattttcGTTTAACTTCTACGACTTCATCTGCTCCCTccaccactgccccagccccgccgtCTCGGAGGAGGGCCCTGCACTTCTGCCGAAGCCCAGGAGATGGTGCTGTGGATTTTGGATCGGGAGCTCGGCGCTCGGGCCGGGGCCGGTGGGTCCCCGCAGAGCCCCAGGGACCCCGCGGACAGCCGGCGTGTCTCCGCGGGAATCCTCAGGTGCCCTGATCTCTCTGCAGCCCTCCGGAATTCCCCTTACACCTCCGGCGGTCCCCAGAGGCTCGGCCCGGGCTGCCAGGGTTCCTCACCCCGAGGAGGCTCAACCTCGCCGCTCTGTGGGTCAAGTTCACCAGTGCCGGTTTCGTACCCCCGCTAAGGACCCCGAACGGAGGGAGCGCTTACCTCCGCTTCGCGGCCCCTCGTCACACCACAGCCCCCAAGCCAGGCTGTACACTCACGTCCCCCCGCCCTGCCCGCTGCCCCCGGCACCGGGAGCTGTGCCCGGCATCCCGGGGCTGAGAGCATCGCTCCTTCTCATCCCCACAGGCACCCGGAGCCCGCCGGGCCCTGCCTGCGGCTGGAACAGCTCCCAGGGGAGCGCACCGgcctcctggggctgcctctgggCGGGCAGCCGCCTCTGAGGGTGTTTGCACCACGAGAGGATGCAGCAGGGAGGgtaatgttatttctttttactgggttttttctACACCTTGAActtaaataaagttttcttcGCAAAGACAAAACAGCTGCAGTTGGGGCGAACGAAAGCGCTCTCCAAAGCCTGACTCAGTGCTGGAAAAGCCGGGCAAATCCTGCCTGGGGGGCTGCCCCTGCTGTACCCAGCGCTCGGCTCTGATCTCCGCCAGGCTCGGCGTGtcagaggaagaagagatttCGGGCTGAGGCGCTGGAAGAAGGACCGGAAAGTTGCGGAAGATCCCAAGCCCTCCTCCTGCTGCGGGGCCGTCCGGCTGCAGCAGGCACACGCCGtccctctgctcagagcaggcagggagagactAACAGGAGTGAAATCTGTCTGCATTCAGCTCTTGGGCGTCTGACGGCAAAATTTGCAAAAGTGTCTTTCATCACGGAAACTTTTCAGCAAACCCTACcctgggaagagggaaaaggggattttacTTCTCTCACAGGTGGGGAGCGGAACAACTCCCGAGCAGATCTTGCTGAAGACGCCACAGAAAATCAGCAATCACTGCGCCGTCCGCCCTCATCTGTACCCTGGGACCTTGCAGGGCCCTTGCCCCCTgcccctggctcctgccccGCCCAGGACGGTCCGTGCCCGGCCGCTCCCAGCGGAGCCCGGGGATGCTCCGGGGCGGCGGGCGCAGCCCTTCTGCAGCCCGGCTCCGGGCCGCTCATTTCCCGAAATAATGACCCAAgtgtggaggagctggtggcagagggCTGCGGTACAATTAAACCAGGTAACGAGACGCTGGGCAGATGTGTTTTCATTGCGCTGTAAGATAAACGCAGTGTTAAATGCCTGACAACTTCCCAGAAGCAATCAGCAAAAGTTTACGAGTGCATAAACCTCAAAGACCATTCCTCGGTATTTTTATAAGCGCCGCATTTAAAGCTTCTATAAATTCTTCTGCTTGCTTCCAAACTAAAGTTCCCGTAGACTATTAAACAGCCACTTCGTGAGGTGGGGAGAGGCAGATCACAACAGGCGGGtccagggaaggagagaggggcTCTCTTTCCGTCCCCTCCACTTTGCTCTCCCAACTCCCTCCCACACCTCCCACAAGGTAAAGTTTGTTAGAAAGTTGGCATCTTTAGAGCACGACAAGTCGCAGATGAGCGCATCGGCAAGATGAAGGGATATATGCGTGTCCCAAGAACAGAGGACCGACCCAGtagagagggaaaggaaagaatgaagagaaatgaaaggaaaagagaggtgGTTGAAAAGACGGCATGAAGCAGGTAAAAAGAACACGAGCAGATCTAGGGGCAGATCATGCAGACTGACCGGCGGacaggaaagagcagaaaaagcttAGACGGAGAGGGAGATTTCAGACGCAGAGGGCAAATCTAAGCGAACGCAGCCGAGGGGGAAAGGAGGACGTCGCCGCGGTGCCCCCGTTCCCCCGCCCCGACGGCGCGGCCCGGCAAGAGCCCCTCGCCCATCGGGGCAACGGCGGCGGCCGCAACCCCGGGGCAACGGGACCCGCCGCCTGCGGACAGGCAGTGTACGTCGTCCCAAAGTTGCAGAAAAAAACTAGACAGTGCTAGTGAACCCACAGATCAGCGGGAGAGATCAAGCCGGAGCCCTCTGTCTTCGAAGAAATAAGATGAGGGGAATGAAATGTTCCCACTAGCCATCAAATTGTAATAACAGTATCCGTCATCCTTAAGTGACCACACGAGTTTTACAAGTTGGATATTAAACagattaaataataataataaaaaacccaaatccctgTTGCGAACATAAAGTCCTTTGTTTACGATCCCGGGGAAAATGAAGTTGCTAATTGAAAAACAATAAACCTAAAATGCCTTTGGATTAATAATGATAGAGGTTAACGGTGACATCCATCCCTCGGAAAGGGGGAGGGGAGCGAGGCGCTCGGTGACTGTGCGCTTGGACGGCGACCAGGGACAAGCGCAGCAgccaaatggggctggggggcggGGGGTGAGACCCTCCCTCTTCGGAGGGCTCGGCTTGTATGTTCGCCTCTGATCCGGAGACACGAGGTGAGGAAGGTCTGTATTGTAGTCATGTCCTCGCTAGATGAAATCTCAGTCAATTACTCTGAAATCTGCAGCTTGgcttcttttcattctttccagGTGAAAATTCAAACGTTTTCTGTTGTCGCCTGGTCCTTTCTTTCCTGAAACAAGGCACCCAACTGTTCTGATATTACCATTCAAAAACGGGTTCTGTGGCAAACCTCATTTGTGAATCTATTACAGAGATTAATagattatttctcctttttcaacTAATTCTCAGTGGGGAAATTTAACCATATGGTAAGGAGAGAATTAGAATTTCATCACATTAGAGCAAAATGTAATGAAAAGAGTCCAACACCTGGGGCCAACTCCGAAAGACACAATTAAAAGGTTTTTAATGAAACCAGAGAAACCAAAAAATTTTCATAGCCTTCAGTAATCCTGCCACATAAGAATGATTTGGAAGTGTTGGGAAATATTGTTTTTTTTACTGATGTCATAAGAATGAAAACCTGCCACTAAATACTCTGAGTGCTAACAGAAAGGCAAGAGCGAGCTGCTCGCCTCAAGGATCTGAGGAGCAGTGGGACAAAATTCTGACCGACCCTCGGGTTTGCACTTCAGCTTTTGGAAGAGTGCAGAGGAGAGTGTTCCGGCTCCGAGGAGAAGCCCCgagagaggagcaggggctcGGAGTAACCGGGTGACCGAGGCCGCCTCGCCCTGACACCGGCGGCGGCATCCCGGCGTTGGGGACAAGAGCGGGGGTGCTCCGGCCGAGTCGGGCTCgctggagggaggcaggagggcacGGACCCGCAAAGAGTTGGTCAGTcgcagtaaaaaataaattttaaaaagtttggtgggttttgccctttctcttccttcctctctcttcctcaGATCCGTTCATCTTCAAGGTAACTGATGGGGCTTTATGTTTTTTATAGGGACACGGGGGATAATCACTCGCAAGCAGCAATCTGCTACTTGAAAAGGGataagggaaggaggaggggaacCTCCCCGTAGTTTGGTCTCCGTTTGTaggagggggggggggagagggaggacTGGGGACCACCCGCCTCCCAAGGAAGCAAGGTGGACTTTGGCGGTGGGCAGGAGTGGGCACGACGGCTGGGGCTGCTCCGGGGggttttaattttatgtttttctttcccaggcGAGGCTTTTCGGGAAGACGggtgggggtgggagggagctATAAGTTAATGTAAATGCAGGGGGTGGGTGGGCTGGGGGGAGAGGGTGTCACTCCCGACTCCACGGCTAAGTTAGCAGAAGTCTGCTGGCAGCACTCGGAAGGAGAAGTGTTGAAGTGGGCTTTtctgcagtgcagggctgtAATTTGCTGAAGGAGGCAAAGAACATCCTTCGATCTAAGTAGGGCTTTTAGTGTGCTCATTGATGAGTGAAAGTCGCCACACATGTCAAGCTAAAGGCAGTTGTTGGGTTACTAACAGGACACAACGTCTTGCAAACATATGCGTTAAGCTGTGTATACAGATGGCAGGGAGAATAATGGAGCAGGCGCCTCTTATAAAGCTCTAGCTGCTGCCTGTCTTCAGACCTGGGAAAAGAAACTATTCAGACTCAGGGCCAGATAGCGCCTGGGATTGTTTGTTACCGTTTTAATCCTATTAATTAAAACGTTAACCTGATTGGGTAGAAAGCTCTGTCCCAACAGGCGAGTCTTCTTCATAATAACCTACTCTCAGAGATAATGATGTAAAAGACTCCCCCGTCTGCGGCGGCTGCTGGTTGATGGGTCCGGAAATCTCTTGAAGGTGAATCCAAGCAAGATAAACGGTGGAAGCGGCTCCACTGGCAGCGCACAATGCCCCAGCGCGGCGCCTGCTGAGGGCGAGCCGGAGCCGCAGCCggagccacagccacagcccgAGCCACAGCCGCTGCCGGAGCCGCAGCCCgagccggagccgccgcccgAGCCGGAGCCACAGCCGGAGCCGCAGCCGGAGCCGCAGTCCCAGCCGCCGCCGGAGCCAGAGAAGGGGCAGCCGCGGCGCCGGGCACGGCGCAGCTCCGGCGGGAGCCGGGAAACGATTTCTGCCAGCGGGACGCCGGGGAGCCGCCCGCCGCGGCGCGGAGCCTTGGAGGAGCGGGCCGGGAGCTGAGGGGGGCGGAGGAGGCGGAGGCGAGCGGGGCGCCGATGGAGCGGGCGCTGGGGCTGCCCGCAGAAGAGGACCTCTTCCACAAGAGCCTCGCCGCCTCGGCCAAGCGCATGGAGTCCGCCTTCCGCTCGCCCCCGGGGCTCGACCTTTCCCACCCCCGCGACCGCCAGCCCTCGCCGCTCGCCTGCTACGAGGCGTCGGAGCCCGAGGCGCTGCTGCAGCCCGGAGTCGGCGGCGACCCGCTGGCGCTGCCGCCGGGCTCCGTCTGCGTCAAGTACGGCGAGAGCGCCAGCCGCAGCTCGGTGGCCGAGAGCAGCGGCGGCGAGCAGAGCCCCGACGACGACAGCGACGGCCGCTGCGAGCTGGTGCTGCGCGGCGCCGGGGGGGACCCGCGCGTCGCCTcgccggcggcgggcggcggcggaggggggggcggggggctgAAGGCGGCCGAGGGCAGCTGCTCCAACAGCCACGGGCACGGCGGCAGCAAGAAGTCCAAGGAGCAGAAGGCGCTGCGGCTCAACATCAACgcgc comes from Camarhynchus parvulus chromosome 2, STF_HiC, whole genome shotgun sequence and encodes:
- the BHLHE22 gene encoding class E basic helix-loop-helix protein 22, which encodes MERALGLPAEEDLFHKSLAASAKRMESAFRSPPGLDLSHPRDRQPSPLACYEASEPEALLQPGVGGDPLALPPGSVCVKYGESASRSSVAESSGGEQSPDDDSDGRCELVLRGAGGDPRVASPAAGGGGGGGGGLKAAEGSCSNSHGHGGSKKSKEQKALRLNINARERRRMHDLNDALDELRAVIPYAHSPSVRKLSKIATLLLAKNYILMQAQALEEMRRLVAYLNQGQAISAASLPSSAAAAAAAAAALHPALGAYEQAAGYPFSAGLPPATSCPEKCAIFNSVSSSLCKQCTEKP